In Gadus chalcogrammus isolate NIFS_2021 chromosome 1, NIFS_Gcha_1.0, whole genome shotgun sequence, the sequence ACGGTTGTCTAATTCAATCGTTATGAGGGAAAAGACGTCGTTCCGCGTATTGGTGGCTCGGCACAAAAGAAGAACTGAAATTTCGGATCAATCAAGCGGTTCTGTGCTTGGGGTAAGTTTTAGAGTACTCAACAACGATCTGAACTCGGAGACGCGTTCCGGACCACTGACGGGGGGCATTGATCGCGCCAAGTCCCCCGTGGCCGCTGCGGCCCCGGCGTTGATGGAACTTAAAATAGGACCACAAAAGAGTGACGCGTGCCCCACTGCCGCCGTCGAACCCAACACCAGGGACCTCAAAGCAGGGCAACAAAGGGCTTTGTGCTGGGACGATTCAGACGTGGAAACAGAATCTCAGTGCTCGGAGGGCAGCGTTACCTGGAGGGATTCACATTGGCTCGAGGAGACGGACGAATACTACACCTCCCAGAGGATCGCTGACTGGGTGGTAAAGGTGAACTCCACCTTGTTCAACACGACAAAAGAGAACTTAGGAAGTATTATTCCTGCAGAAGAGCAAGACATCTCTACCATAAAGATAATATATGATGGTGACTGATCGGTCCAATGATGTATTTATGTTACGGGTACAAAGTGCACAAAAAACTGTCTATAGTCATGTTTGAAATTTCATTAAATATCACCTTTTAATGGGACAACATTGCCCTAATTCCATTGACAAGCATGACATTTCCAACGggtgttttattaaaatatgaataaacaaaaaaagccAAGAGGAAGACTGTTTCCCTTGTATCTGAAATATATTGAAATCATCATTTCTGAAATACATGTTCCTAAGTGGGTCTCGGTTCTAATGAGGCCACTCATAGGCATTTGTGGACATAGTAGCCAGTGACGTAGCCGAGGAGGTAAACAGACACCAGAGCAGTCACACCTCCGGCCACTTTGACCACCAAGCCCATGCTGCCCGTACACAGTCTGTTGTAGAACCTGGAAGAGATGAAGAACATGAAGAAAGGTGATTGTCTTAATCATTAAACAGCTACACACGTGTTTTTGATGTGGTGTGACATGCATGCAACGTACAACAATTAGTTCCAAACAAGTCATTTGATTGGACGAGAGGCATTCCACAAGTGCTGATAAGGAGTAAAGCAGCAATGGGAATTTTAACATTAACTTTAACATGTTCTTTAGACTTGTATGGCTCTGCCTTACAGGAGTCTCCAATAACCGTTTATCACATAAACGATTGTGAGATCCAAACTCTTCGGATTCAAAAATGTGAAAATTTTTACATTTgtgaaaaaacacaaataaatgtaaattatgCAAACTAAATCGTCTGTGGTAACATGTAGACCTACAAAAAAGAGCACGCTAGAGTGCAGCAAAATGTTCCTCTTGCTTGGCAACAGGCCAGTGTAATGTAAACTCAAGTGTTAGCATTATAATGTGTGCCTGGTGTTCATCTACCTAAAGTCACTCTACATCTCCCTCCACTGGCACTCCATCTGCAACCACCCACATCACATCTCTCACCAGTCCCCGTGTCCCTACCTCTGAGCTCCAATATTGGTTTCTGCCAATGTTagctctttgtttgtttgttttgatgctCTATCTCCTAAAAGGCACTTGGAAACACAAGACAGCTGCCTAATGACTGCtctgattaaaaaacaaatacgATATCTGTGGCTGTCGCCGGCCTCTAGTAAAACCTGTCCAATCATTCCACTCAGCcagaatgaaatgattggatggcttacctgtctgtctacctacctgccCGCCTACCTGCGTGGACTCTGCCCGTGCATACAATGCATGACCCCAGTCTTCCACTCATCTTGGCAGAACTATTGCTTCAGTCAGCCAGCTACTTATGTGGGATTTGTTTGGTTGGATACGTTCAAAATCGAACTCTAGCTTGTTTCAACAAATTGCCAAACCCACCATTAACAGAAAAGGTCCACGTATAATTTCTGATGTGTATTTCTGAATAGGAGTTGATTTAGATTTTCCATAAACATTGAACTCTCACCCCACCAGGCCGGGCTGTGAGGCGGCTACGTCGACGTTGATGTTATCTTCATTCCACCGGTTGTACTGCACACGGTCTGAGCCGCTGGCGTCCGTGGCTGTAGTCATTGTAATCCCGTTGTGTGTTGGAATGACCTCCGACCCCCGTACCTCAACACGTTCAGCACTTCAATGGAACTACGACAACGGAATGTCGAACAATAACACTGCAATCAACAAGTGTTAGGAGATAGAAGTCTACAAGTGTAACAAGAGAATAGCTCTGGATACATGCTACACAGAGACTGAATAGGCTGCCAATCCTTTACACTAGCTCCACAGTTCCTTTAAACCAAGTCTTATGATTGGATAGGATTAAGCGCACGCCGTGGCTCTGTCAAGACGGAGAATGTGCTCGAAGTATGTGACCCAGACAAATGAGCGTTGTGTCACCCTCGGAGCAGAACAATCGACAGTCGCCATGAACGCACACTCACCTGTGAGAACAGTGGTGGGAGGCAGCCCGGTCAGGAATGCTGTGCTCCGGCTAGTCTTCAAGCTCTTATAATATAGCCCATGTCTGTATAGGAGACTTTGGTCCTAGTTCAGGCTCAGTGTGTCGAGGTCACGCTTACTGGACATAAATCTGTTGGTTTCATTCCagccctccccttctcccctcgaGGTCACCATAAACACCTTGTCTCTGTGATAAAGGGCAATCAGGGCCCTTGTCTTGATTGACTCTCTGGTATTGCATCACAGCCGGGGCTGATAGCACCGAGCCAAACCCTGAGTCTGCATACACAGTAAATAAGCTCCTCTCTGCCACCAAGGGGCCCTGAAATGTTTCTCTGTATGTATGGAAGGATGGTATTCTTCCGGACAAATTGTATGTGTTGTCAGGTTGTGCATGTAGTGTTGAGTTGACATTTTGTACTACTAGTACTATACCCTTGTGATATAAAGGTGGTAGAGATGGGGGGGAAGTACTAAATAAGTACTTCTCTACTAGTAAAGTGCATGATATAACATTTTTGATGGGAAAGAAAGTCGACAAAAGTGTTAGAAGTAAAAGCACTTCAGTTCCGCATTGCGACTATTTAGGTTTTAAGATTAGTTAATGGGAGTGTAGTTCATGGTAAAGATAATAGGGTTGAAAGGTGGCTTGAATAATGAATACATTAGAACAGACGACTACAACTTTATTGTTCATCAAAGGCTGATAAAATCCCTGACTttatataattaaaaaacataAGAAACATATACAATGTCTCCATACAACCTTTTCACTGAGGTTTGGCGTATTACTTTAAACATTTAAAGGCTGAAACTGTTATAATCATAATCAACATAAATTAAAGACTTTCGGGTTTTTCAATTGACAGTTGAATATTGACTGCAGTAGGCCAACAGTGATTGTGGTGATAAAATCCCTACTCCCCTACTACTAGGGAGGAAATGGTCACCGGCAATGAAAGTCAAAATAGGTCAAGTACAAGTGCCTGCTGTTCTCTCCCTTCCAAAATATGGTGTCTATTACAACAATCGGATAATCTTAATCTGTTCTATGGTTTCTTGAAGTTACGCTACTGCACTTTCTCTATTTGACCAAGGGATGGCGCGCTTGTATTTTGTTTAATCTAACAAAATAGGAGGGTCGTTATACATCCATGGTTGTGTAATCTAGTGATTTCGAATCCCAACATTATcttattattatcttattattattattattatagtatatgTCAGCTTTCATTTGCAATTGTAAGAGTTTGACTTTTTTTTAGTTGCAAAGATTGTAATGTATAGATATTTGTAATGATCATTATTTGTAATCGACGTTTCATGTTAAATATTTCGCTACTAATACTAAATTTCACcatgaaaataaaaaggtatttatatttattaactACCTCCTGCAAATTCTATCGTCTTTCGATCGCGCCGTTACAACGTCATCATTAATGGACGGCAagaatggaaaataaacaaagaagTAAATATGGCATGGCTAAATTATAAGAACGTTAATTTAAACCATTAACAAGATTGTACTAGTGCTATTTAATACTAACACGATACGATTCCCagtggtttaaaatgtgtataaCGTTTGCTGTGCCATTCCACCTCTAAATATAACAAACTATTAAAAATGTAATCGCTATCGAGCATATATAAAAACTATCGTTTTCGCTTTTAACCATTCAACCTGGGAACTGAAAATGACAACACTAACCAGACAGGACCTTAACTTTGGACAAGGCAAGAGACACTCATTCGGTAGATTGCATGTTTTTCGCAGTCCTTCGACCTCCGACAAGTGTTTGACTCTAACGCCAGTATAATGTACTCTTCCACAGTGGTGGCTGACATTCTGTGTGAGTTCCTAGAGGTAGCCATTCATCTCATATTATATGTTCGGGAGGTGTACCCCTCTGGGATTTTCCAGAAGAAAAAGAAATACAACGTGCCTGTGCAGGTAAATTCAGTGGACCACCTGCTTGCAATCGTGggctttttttttggtgttggACACAGTTCAACTTAATTGGCGCATTCATGATGTCGCTTTGCCGGTTTATTCCGTAGATGTCATGCCATCCAGAACTGAACCAGTATATCCAAGATACACTCCAATGTGTGAAGCCACTCATCGAAAAGGTGAGGATTGGATGCGAGTACAGTGAAAGAGGTGGGTTTGAACGACGTGCTTTGAATGACCTTTCCGTTATTTTCAGAATGATGCTGAGAAGGTAGCGGTGGTCATCATGGACAAGGAACACCACCCGGTCGAGAGATTTGTCTTTGAAATCTCTCAGCCCCCCCTGCTGAGTATAAGGTATGTCTGTTCAACAGGATTATTAGCCCAGCACAAGTTAACAACTGAAGTAAATGCTGTCTTACTCTGGTTAAAAATACCACAATGTAAAATGTTCTCGGACTTCAAGTTTATATCCAGTGCAAAAAATGGCAGTCGTGAaagaaatgtatttgtttataagCCAGCAAtgtgtattacaaattataatgtTCTGCTGTTATACTTTGTCGATTATGCTGAC encodes:
- the mad2l2 gene encoding mitotic spindle assembly checkpoint protein MAD2B isoform X2, coding for MENKQRMVADILCEFLEVAIHLILYVREVYPSGIFQKKKKYNVPVQMSCHPELNQYIQDTLQCVKPLIEKNDAEKVAVVIMDKEHHPVERFVFEISQPPLLSISSDTLLSHVEQLLRAFILKISVCDAVLNSNPPGCSFTVLVHTREAATRNMEKVQVIKDFPWIVADEQEVHMPEPRLIPLKTMTSEIVKMQLYVEERAQKT
- the mad2l2 gene encoding mitotic spindle assembly checkpoint protein MAD2B isoform X1 — encoded protein: MTTLTRQDLNFGQVVADILCEFLEVAIHLILYVREVYPSGIFQKKKKYNVPVQMSCHPELNQYIQDTLQCVKPLIEKNDAEKVAVVIMDKEHHPVERFVFEISQPPLLSISSDTLLSHVEQLLRAFILKISVCDAVLNSNPPGCSFTVLVHTREAATRNMEKVQVIKDFPWIVADEQEVHMPEPRLIPLKTMTSEIVKMQLYVEERAQKT